Proteins from a single region of Segatella copri:
- a CDS encoding glycosyltransferase family 4 protein — MKVLMFGWEYPPHVFGGLATANFGISQGLHAQGDVDITLCLPHPFGDEDRSACKIVAMNSVPIAWRDVNHDYVQQRVGNIMNPDDYFRYRDHIYADFNYMHVNDLGCMEFAGGYPSNLHDEINNYSIIAGVVARSEEFDIIHAHDWLTFPAGIHAKRVSGKPLCIHVHATDFDRSRGKVNPTVYAIEKDGMDNADCIMCVSELTRQTVIHQYHQDPRKCFAMHNAVYPLKQEWQDIPRPNHKGKEKVVTFLGRLTMQKGPEYFVEAANMVLHRTRNVRFCMAGSGDMMDQMIYLAAERGIADRFHFPGFMRGKQVYECLKDSDVYVMPSVSEPFGISPLEAMQCGTPTIISKQSGCGEILSNCIKVDYWDIHALADAIYSICHNESLFDYLSEEGKKEVDQITWEKVGARIKDLYLKTLGWK; from the coding sequence ATGAAAGTTTTAATGTTTGGATGGGAGTATCCTCCTCACGTATTTGGTGGTTTGGCAACTGCCAACTTTGGTATCTCCCAGGGACTTCATGCCCAGGGCGATGTTGATATCACATTGTGTCTGCCTCATCCTTTCGGTGATGAGGACCGCAGTGCCTGCAAGATTGTGGCAATGAACAGTGTGCCTATCGCCTGGCGAGATGTAAATCACGACTATGTGCAGCAGCGCGTAGGCAATATCATGAATCCGGACGATTATTTCCGCTACCGTGACCACATCTATGCCGATTTTAACTATATGCATGTAAATGACCTCGGCTGTATGGAATTTGCCGGTGGTTATCCGTCAAATCTTCATGACGAGATCAACAACTATAGCATCATTGCCGGAGTTGTAGCCCGTTCAGAAGAATTTGATATTATCCATGCTCACGACTGGCTTACATTCCCTGCCGGAATTCATGCCAAGCGCGTGAGTGGCAAACCATTGTGCATCCACGTTCATGCTACTGATTTCGACCGTAGTCGTGGAAAGGTGAACCCTACCGTTTACGCTATCGAGAAAGACGGTATGGATAATGCCGACTGCATCATGTGTGTATCCGAACTGACCCGCCAGACGGTGATTCACCAGTATCACCAGGATCCACGCAAGTGTTTCGCCATGCACAATGCCGTATACCCATTGAAGCAGGAGTGGCAGGATATTCCACGCCCAAATCATAAGGGCAAGGAGAAGGTAGTAACCTTCCTGGGACGTCTTACCATGCAGAAGGGACCTGAATATTTCGTTGAGGCTGCCAACATGGTATTGCACCGTACCCGCAATGTGCGTTTCTGTATGGCAGGTTCGGGCGATATGATGGATCAGATGATTTATCTCGCTGCCGAAAGAGGCATTGCCGACCGATTCCACTTCCCTGGATTTATGCGCGGCAAACAGGTTTATGAGTGCCTGAAAGATAGTGATGTTTACGTGATGCCATCTGTGAGCGAGCCGTTCGGTATCTCACCTTTGGAAGCTATGCAGTGCGGCACACCAACCATTATCTCCAAGCAGAGTGGATGTGGAGAAATCCTGTCCAACTGTATCAAGGTAGACTACTGGGATATCCATGCCCTTGCCGATGCCATCTACAGCATCTGTCACAACGAGAGTCTTTTCGATTATCTCTCAGAGGAAGGCAAGAAAGAAGTAGACCAGATTACCTGGGAGAAAGTGGGAGCCCGCATCAAAGACCTGTACCTCAAGACCTTAGGGTGGAAGTAG
- the guaA gene encoding glutamine-hydrolyzing GMP synthase codes for MQQKIIILDFGSQTTQLIGRRVRELDTFCEIMPYNKFPKDDPSVIGVILSGSPYSVHDPEAFKVDLSQFIGRIPVLGICYGAQFLSYAQGGKVEAADSREYGRANLEHFDKENPLFKGFIENSQVWMSHGDTITAIPDDYKCIASTANVKYAAYASTKQPVWAVQFHPEVFHSLQGTQLLKNFVVDICGSKQDWSADSFVETTVAELKEQLGDDKVILGLSGGVDSSVAAVLLNKAIGKNLTCIFVDHGMLRKNEFRDVMEDYKCLGLNVIGVDASEKFFADLAGVTDPEKKRKIIGRDFVEVFNAEAKKQTGAKWLAQGTIYPDRIESLNITGKVIKSHHNVGGLPKEMNLQLCEPLKWLFKDEVRRVGRSMGMPEHLITRHPFPGPGLAVRILGDITPEKVRILQDADDIYIRGLREYKVKLSGEEARRVLAAGVPADMQNGEIEVSLYDQIWQAGTVLLSTVRSVGVMGDERTYEHPVALRAVTSTDAMTADWAHLPYDFMAKVSNEIINKVKGVNRVCYDISSKPPSTIEWE; via the coding sequence ATGCAACAGAAGATTATTATTTTGGATTTCGGTTCACAGACCACACAGCTCATCGGCCGTCGTGTCCGTGAACTCGATACCTTCTGCGAGATCATGCCTTACAACAAGTTTCCGAAGGATGACCCATCTGTCATTGGTGTCATCTTGAGCGGTAGCCCTTATTCCGTTCATGATCCGGAAGCTTTCAAGGTAGATCTGAGCCAGTTTATCGGTCGCATTCCTGTACTCGGCATCTGCTATGGTGCTCAGTTCCTCTCTTACGCCCAGGGCGGTAAGGTGGAGGCTGCTGACAGCCGTGAGTATGGTCGTGCCAACTTGGAGCATTTCGATAAGGAGAATCCTTTGTTCAAGGGATTCATCGAGAACTCTCAGGTTTGGATGAGCCATGGTGATACCATCACTGCTATCCCTGATGATTACAAGTGCATCGCTTCTACTGCTAATGTGAAGTATGCTGCTTATGCTTCTACCAAACAGCCTGTATGGGCAGTACAGTTCCACCCAGAGGTGTTCCACTCTTTGCAGGGTACACAGCTCTTGAAGAACTTCGTGGTTGATATCTGCGGAAGTAAGCAGGACTGGAGTGCTGACTCTTTTGTTGAGACAACAGTTGCTGAGTTGAAGGAACAGTTGGGCGACGATAAGGTTATCCTCGGTCTTTCTGGCGGTGTTGACTCCAGTGTGGCTGCCGTTCTCCTGAACAAGGCTATCGGTAAGAACCTTACCTGTATCTTCGTAGATCATGGTATGTTGCGCAAGAATGAGTTCCGTGACGTGATGGAAGACTACAAGTGTTTGGGCTTGAATGTAATCGGCGTGGATGCATCAGAGAAGTTCTTTGCTGACCTGGCTGGTGTTACTGACCCTGAGAAGAAGCGTAAGATTATCGGCCGCGACTTCGTGGAGGTTTTCAATGCTGAGGCTAAAAAGCAAACTGGTGCCAAGTGGTTGGCTCAGGGTACCATCTATCCTGACCGTATCGAGAGCTTGAATATCACCGGTAAGGTGATCAAGAGTCATCACAACGTAGGTGGTCTTCCTAAGGAGATGAACCTTCAGTTGTGTGAGCCTTTGAAGTGGTTGTTCAAGGATGAGGTTCGCCGTGTAGGTCGCTCTATGGGTATGCCTGAGCACCTGATTACCCGTCATCCATTCCCTGGTCCTGGTTTGGCTGTCCGTATCTTGGGTGATATCACCCCTGAGAAGGTACGCATTCTCCAGGATGCAGATGATATCTATATCCGTGGCTTGCGTGAGTACAAGGTGAAGTTGAGTGGTGAGGAAGCTCGCCGCGTCCTGGCTGCCGGTGTTCCTGCTGACATGCAGAATGGTGAGATTGAGGTTTCTCTCTACGATCAGATCTGGCAGGCTGGTACCGTATTGCTTTCTACTGTCCGTTCAGTAGGTGTGATGGGTGATGAGCGTACATACGAGCACCCGGTTGCCTTGCGTGCTGTAACCAGTACTGATGCGATGACTGCTGACTGGGCACATCTTCCTTATGATTTCATGGCTAAGGTAAGTAATGAGATTATTAATAAGGTGAAGGGTGTAAACCGTGTATGTTATGACATCTCTTCAAAACCACCTTCGACAATTGAGTGGGAATAA
- the mscL gene encoding large-conductance mechanosensitive channel protein MscL: MSKFLNEFKEFAMRGNVLDMAVGVIIGGAFGKIVSSVVDDVIMPPIGWLIGGVNFADLKLTLPTVNVAGEELKAATINYGNFLQTCFDFLIVAFCIFMLIKVVNKISKKKEEEKPAEAPKAPEPSNEEKLLMEIRDLLKNQK; the protein is encoded by the coding sequence ATGAGTAAATTTTTGAATGAATTCAAGGAATTCGCCATGCGTGGCAATGTGCTCGACATGGCTGTCGGTGTTATCATCGGTGGTGCCTTTGGCAAAATCGTAAGCTCTGTTGTTGATGACGTCATCATGCCTCCTATAGGATGGCTGATTGGCGGCGTGAATTTCGCCGACCTCAAACTCACCCTACCTACCGTCAATGTAGCGGGTGAGGAACTGAAGGCGGCTACCATCAACTATGGCAACTTCCTCCAGACCTGTTTCGACTTCCTCATCGTTGCCTTCTGTATCTTCATGCTCATCAAGGTGGTGAACAAGATTTCCAAGAAGAAGGAAGAGGAAAAACCGGCAGAAGCTCCTAAGGCTCCGGAGCCAAGCAATGAAGAAAAACTTCTCATGGAAATACGTGATCTCCTGAAGAACCAGAAATAA
- a CDS encoding diacylglycerol/lipid kinase family protein, protein MVNENKWGLLYCPRGGWRSNKRWEKIEKVLKQQGVDYDFVQSENQKSVERLIRMFINNGYKTIVIVGGDSALNDAVNCLMQIDPKEREEVALGVIPNGLMNDFAHFWGFSDSDIEKTVVSLKKRRIRKIDLGCIRYVNKKGEKCRRYFLNCINIGLIAAIMNLRRKTHHIFGSRTLSFLCSFILMIFQRLDYKMHVKINSDVIKRRVMTMCIGNGTGYGQTPNAVPYNGLLDVSVVSHPKTTQLFEGIYLFVKGEFLNHKSVHPYRTREVEVLDAQHALIGIDGRLMNTPVGPFQITVIQEVINFLIPV, encoded by the coding sequence ATGGTAAACGAGAATAAATGGGGGCTGCTTTATTGCCCTAGAGGAGGCTGGCGAAGTAACAAGCGCTGGGAAAAAATAGAGAAGGTGCTCAAGCAGCAGGGCGTGGATTACGACTTTGTGCAGAGCGAGAATCAGAAGAGCGTAGAACGGCTCATCAGAATGTTTATCAACAATGGTTATAAGACCATTGTCATCGTTGGTGGAGATTCTGCGCTCAATGATGCCGTAAACTGTCTGATGCAGATAGATCCGAAAGAAAGAGAAGAGGTGGCACTGGGTGTTATTCCTAACGGACTGATGAACGACTTTGCCCACTTCTGGGGATTCAGCGACAGCGATATTGAGAAGACGGTGGTGTCGCTGAAAAAACGTCGTATCAGAAAGATTGACCTCGGTTGTATCCGCTATGTGAACAAGAAGGGGGAGAAATGCCGTCGCTATTTCCTCAACTGTATCAATATCGGACTCATCGCCGCCATCATGAACCTGAGACGAAAAACCCATCATATCTTCGGTTCACGTACCCTGTCGTTTCTCTGTTCCTTCATCCTGATGATATTCCAGCGTCTGGACTATAAGATGCATGTGAAAATCAATTCGGATGTTATCAAGCGTAGAGTGATGACGATGTGTATAGGCAATGGAACAGGATATGGACAGACTCCGAATGCTGTGCCATATAACGGACTGCTCGATGTGTCGGTGGTATCTCATCCTAAGACAACCCAGCTCTTCGAGGGAATCTATCTTTTTGTGAAAGGTGAGTTCCTCAACCATAAGAGTGTGCATCCTTACCGTACCCGAGAGGTAGAGGTGCTCGATGCCCAGCATGCCCTGATAGGTATTGATGGCAGATTGATGAATACACCCGTAGGCCCATTCCAGATTACTGTAATTCAGGAGGTTATCAACTTCCTGATACCCGTATAA
- the gap gene encoding type I glyceraldehyde-3-phosphate dehydrogenase, translated as MIKIGINGFGRIGRFVFRSTVEAENAKEVQVVAINDLCPVDYMAYMLKYDTMHGHFDGTIEADVEKSELIVNGNHIRVTAERDPENLKWDEVGAEYVVESTGLFLAYDKAEKHLKAGAKYVVLSAPSKADANGNQADMFVCGVNTDKYNGQKIVSNASCTTNCLAPIAKVLNDNFGIETGLMTTVHSTTATQKTVDGPSMKDWRGGRAAAGNIIPSSTGAAKAVGKVIPELNGKLTGISMRVPTLDVSVVDLTVNLKKAASKEAICAAMKAASEGELKGVLGYTEDAVVSSDFLGCALTSIFDANAGVYLTDNFVKVVSWYDNEIGYSHKVVELIKIMKKHNG; from the coding sequence ATGATTAAGATTGGTATTAACGGATTTGGCCGTATCGGTCGTTTCGTATTCCGTTCTACAGTTGAGGCTGAGAACGCAAAGGAAGTACAGGTAGTAGCTATCAATGACTTGTGCCCAGTAGATTACATGGCTTACATGTTGAAGTATGATACAATGCACGGTCATTTCGACGGTACTATCGAGGCTGACGTTGAGAAGAGCGAGTTGATCGTTAACGGTAACCACATCCGTGTTACTGCTGAGCGTGATCCTGAGAACTTGAAGTGGGATGAGGTTGGTGCTGAGTACGTAGTTGAGTCTACAGGTCTCTTCCTCGCTTATGACAAGGCTGAGAAGCACTTGAAGGCTGGTGCTAAGTACGTAGTACTTTCTGCTCCTTCTAAGGCTGACGCTAACGGTAACCAGGCTGATATGTTCGTTTGCGGTGTTAACACAGACAAGTACAATGGTCAGAAGATCGTTTCTAACGCTTCTTGTACAACAAACTGCTTGGCGCCTATCGCTAAGGTATTGAACGATAACTTCGGTATCGAGACAGGTTTGATGACAACTGTTCACTCTACAACTGCTACACAGAAGACTGTTGACGGTCCATCTATGAAGGACTGGCGTGGTGGCCGTGCAGCTGCTGGCAACATCATCCCTTCTTCTACAGGTGCTGCTAAGGCTGTAGGTAAGGTTATCCCTGAGTTGAACGGTAAGTTGACAGGTATCTCTATGCGTGTTCCTACTTTGGACGTATCTGTTGTTGACTTGACAGTTAACTTGAAGAAGGCTGCTTCTAAGGAGGCTATCTGCGCTGCTATGAAGGCTGCTTCTGAGGGTGAGTTGAAGGGTGTACTCGGTTACACAGAGGATGCTGTTGTTTCTTCTGACTTCTTGGGTTGCGCTTTGACATCTATCTTCGACGCTAACGCAGGTGTTTATTTGACAGACAACTTCGTTAAGGTTGTTTCTTGGTATGACAACGAGATTGGTTACTCACACAAGGTTGTTGAGTTGATCAAGATCATGAAGAAGCACAACGGTTAA
- a CDS encoding glycogen debranching enzyme N-terminal domain-containing protein has protein sequence MSYLKFEKALMTNLQESLPKELLRTNRSGAYSCSTIVDCNTRKYHGLLVVPVPELDDENHVLLSSLDVTVIQHGAEFNLGLHKYQGNNYSPMGHKYIREFDCDKVPTTLYRVGGVILKKEVVFQHYENRILIRYTLVDGHSATTLRFRPFLAFRSVRQFTHENATASRDYAEVDHGIKTCMYAGYPDLYMQFSKKNEFKFCPDWYRGVEYPKEQERGYASNEDLYVPGYFEMDIKKGETIVFAASTSEIKAVSLKKLFDKEVDERSPRDNFFHCLVNAAHQFHRREKNDDRYILAGYPWFKCRARDTFIALPGLTLSIEEDDYFELVMKTAMKGYYEFMEGKPVSVHIAEIEQPDVPLWAIWALQQYAKETSKEECFKKYGQFIKDVISFIQDNKHPNLKLEENGLLYTDGKDKAVTWMNSTANGRPVVPRTGYIVEFNALWYNALCFCASLAGIVGEEDSQQKLLAQAELTKQAFLDTFLNEYGYLYDYVDGNMMDWSVRPNMIFAVAFDYSPLSQDQKKQVLDICTRELLTPKGLRSLSPKSGGYNPVYVGPQTQRDYAYHQGTAWPWLGGFYMEASLKLYKRTRLSFIERQMVGYEDEMSSHCLGTISELFDGNPPFAGRGAISFAMNVAEILRALELLEKYQY, from the coding sequence ATGAGTTATCTAAAATTCGAAAAGGCCCTTATGACGAATCTTCAAGAGTCGTTGCCTAAGGAGTTGTTGAGAACAAATCGCTCGGGTGCATATTCGTGCTCAACGATTGTAGACTGTAATACCCGCAAGTATCACGGATTACTTGTCGTGCCGGTTCCAGAACTGGACGATGAGAACCATGTGCTCTTGAGTTCGCTGGATGTTACGGTGATTCAGCATGGAGCAGAGTTTAACCTCGGCTTGCACAAGTACCAGGGCAACAACTACAGTCCGATGGGCCACAAGTACATTCGTGAGTTTGATTGTGATAAAGTGCCAACTACCCTTTATCGCGTAGGTGGTGTTATCCTGAAAAAGGAAGTTGTATTCCAGCATTATGAGAATCGCATTCTGATTCGCTATACGCTGGTAGACGGCCATTCGGCTACAACCCTTCGTTTCCGTCCTTTTCTGGCTTTCCGCAGTGTTCGTCAGTTTACTCATGAGAATGCTACCGCATCTCGTGATTATGCTGAGGTAGATCATGGCATCAAGACCTGTATGTATGCAGGTTATCCTGATCTCTATATGCAGTTCTCCAAGAAGAACGAGTTTAAATTCTGTCCAGATTGGTATCGTGGTGTGGAATATCCAAAGGAGCAGGAGAGAGGTTATGCTTCTAACGAAGACCTCTATGTTCCTGGCTATTTTGAAATGGATATCAAGAAAGGAGAAACCATCGTCTTTGCTGCTTCTACATCAGAAATCAAGGCGGTCAGCCTGAAGAAGCTCTTCGACAAGGAAGTGGATGAGCGTTCGCCTCGTGACAATTTCTTCCACTGTCTGGTCAATGCGGCTCATCAGTTCCATCGTCGTGAAAAGAACGATGACCGTTATATCCTGGCAGGTTACCCTTGGTTCAAGTGCAGAGCCCGCGATACATTCATCGCTCTTCCGGGTCTTACCCTCTCTATCGAGGAAGATGACTACTTCGAACTGGTGATGAAGACTGCCATGAAGGGATACTACGAGTTTATGGAAGGTAAGCCGGTCAGCGTTCATATTGCTGAGATAGAGCAGCCTGACGTGCCATTGTGGGCTATCTGGGCTTTGCAGCAGTATGCCAAGGAAACCAGCAAGGAAGAATGCTTCAAGAAGTATGGACAGTTTATCAAGGATGTTATCAGCTTTATCCAGGATAACAAGCATCCGAACCTGAAGCTCGAAGAGAACGGATTGCTCTATACCGATGGTAAGGACAAGGCTGTTACCTGGATGAACTCTACTGCCAACGGCAGACCAGTGGTTCCACGTACCGGATATATCGTAGAGTTTAATGCTTTGTGGTATAACGCTTTGTGCTTCTGTGCTTCTCTCGCAGGAATAGTTGGCGAAGAAGACAGCCAGCAGAAACTCCTGGCTCAGGCTGAGCTGACCAAGCAGGCATTCCTCGATACCTTCCTCAATGAATATGGTTATCTCTACGATTATGTTGATGGAAATATGATGGACTGGAGCGTTCGCCCGAACATGATATTTGCAGTGGCTTTCGACTATTCTCCATTGTCGCAAGACCAGAAGAAGCAGGTTCTTGATATCTGTACACGCGAACTCCTTACTCCTAAGGGATTGCGTTCACTCTCGCCAAAGAGCGGTGGATATAATCCTGTTTATGTAGGTCCGCAGACCCAGCGCGATTATGCTTACCATCAGGGTACGGCATGGCCATGGCTCGGTGGCTTCTATATGGAGGCAAGTCTGAAACTCTATAAGCGTACCCGTTTGAGCTTTATCGAACGCCAGATGGTAGGTTATGAGGACGAAATGTCTTCCCACTGTCTCGGTACCATCAGCGAACTCTTCGATGGAAACCCTCCATTCGCAGGTCGTGGTGCCATCTCTTTCGCCATGAATGTGGCTGAGATTCTGCGTGCGCTCGAGTTACTTGAAAAATATCAATATTAA
- a CDS encoding nucleotidyltransferase family protein, with protein sequence MMQAMIFAAGLGTRLKPLTDRIPKALVSVGGEPLLKRVIFQLKDAGFTRIVVNVHHFSQQIIDYLRAHDNFGMDIRISDESEKLLETGGGIRKAWPLFNQSEPILIHNVDILSNVDLKKFYQMESRDMIAARLMVSERKTKRYLLFDDSMRLVGWTNIETGEVKSPYPDLNPKDYKMYAFSGIHMVAPSLFPLMEEEPDKFPIMDFYLKHCDKVRIEGYVKNDLKLMDVGKQETLKEAEAFLESLVNSL encoded by the coding sequence ATGATGCAAGCAATGATATTCGCAGCAGGTTTGGGCACTCGCCTTAAGCCACTTACCGACCGCATTCCGAAGGCTCTGGTAAGTGTCGGGGGAGAACCTTTGCTCAAACGTGTCATCTTTCAGTTGAAGGATGCCGGTTTCACTCGCATTGTAGTGAACGTGCATCATTTCTCCCAACAAATTATCGATTATCTCAGAGCACATGACAACTTCGGTATGGACATCCGTATCAGTGATGAGAGTGAAAAGCTGCTCGAAACGGGTGGAGGTATCCGGAAGGCATGGCCGCTCTTCAACCAGTCAGAGCCTATTCTAATCCACAACGTTGATATTCTGAGTAATGTAGATCTGAAGAAATTCTACCAGATGGAGAGCAGGGATATGATTGCTGCCCGCCTGATGGTGAGCGAACGCAAGACCAAGCGTTATCTGCTCTTTGATGACAGCATGCGACTGGTGGGATGGACGAATATAGAAACGGGCGAGGTGAAGAGTCCTTATCCTGATCTCAATCCCAAAGATTATAAGATGTATGCTTTCTCGGGCATTCATATGGTTGCCCCATCGCTCTTTCCATTGATGGAGGAGGAACCGGACAAGTTCCCTATCATGGACTTCTATCTGAAGCATTGCGACAAGGTGCGCATAGAGGGATATGTAAAGAACGACCTCAAGCTGATGGATGTGGGAAAGCAGGAGACGCTGAAAGAGGCGGAAGCATTCCTGGAATCGTTAGTTAATAGTTTATAG
- the miaA gene encoding tRNA (adenosine(37)-N6)-dimethylallyltransferase MiaA: MKYSMITILGPTASGKTSLAAALAARINSLGAHLSGTPANGAEIISADSRQVYRGMDIGTGKDLADYTIHGKQIPYHLIDICEPGTKYNLFEYQQDFYDAYQDIQKRGAFPILCGGTGLYIESVLKGYHLSPVPQNPELRESLAHKSLEELTLILKELKAKTGSNMHNRTDVDTAQRAIRAIEIESYNLEHPMPERELPAVDSLIIGVSIDRDARREKISRRLKQRLDEGMVDEIKGLLDRGIPAENLIYYGLEYKFITEYVIGKTSYDEMYRGLEIAIHQFAKRQMTWFRGMERRGFTIHWVDALQPMEKKVETVLELMRS; the protein is encoded by the coding sequence ATGAAATATTCGATGATAACCATATTGGGACCTACGGCGAGTGGTAAGACGAGTCTTGCTGCCGCTCTTGCAGCCAGGATCAATAGCCTGGGTGCCCATTTGTCGGGTACCCCTGCCAATGGCGCTGAAATCATTAGTGCTGACAGCCGGCAGGTATATCGCGGCATGGATATAGGTACGGGTAAGGATCTGGCTGACTATACCATTCATGGCAAGCAGATACCTTATCACCTCATTGACATCTGTGAGCCTGGTACGAAATATAATCTCTTTGAATATCAGCAGGATTTTTATGATGCCTATCAGGATATTCAGAAGAGAGGGGCATTTCCGATATTATGTGGAGGCACAGGACTCTATATTGAGTCGGTGCTGAAAGGTTATCATCTCTCACCTGTTCCGCAGAACCCGGAACTCCGTGAGTCATTGGCTCATAAGAGTTTAGAGGAACTTACGCTGATACTGAAAGAGCTGAAGGCGAAAACGGGTTCTAATATGCACAATCGCACAGACGTGGATACAGCACAGCGAGCTATCCGGGCGATAGAGATTGAAAGCTATAATCTGGAGCATCCGATGCCCGAACGTGAACTCCCTGCGGTTGATTCGCTGATTATCGGTGTCAGCATAGACCGGGACGCAAGAAGGGAGAAAATTTCACGGAGACTGAAACAGCGATTGGATGAGGGAATGGTAGATGAAATCAAGGGACTGCTAGATCGTGGTATTCCTGCCGAAAATCTCATCTATTATGGTTTGGAATATAAGTTTATTACAGAATATGTGATCGGTAAGACTTCATACGATGAGATGTATCGCGGTCTGGAAATTGCAATCCATCAGTTTGCCAAAAGGCAGATGACGTGGTTCAGAGGTATGGAGCGCAGAGGCTTTACTATCCATTGGGTAGATGCATTGCAGCCAATGGAGAAAAAGGTGGAGACGGTTTTGGAGCTGATGAGAAGCTAG
- a CDS encoding Crp/Fnr family transcriptional regulator, with amino-acid sequence MAARGKYDKENIAMLIAKLWGGITDDQFDLLKEHLEIKKYKKNEIIYKNEGTPEYALCLIAGKVKIYKEGIGGKSQIIRVIKPIEFFGFRAYFADEIYKTAAMSLENCVVAQFPLAVLMKLLSKSFNIGFFFIKYLSVEIGKSDDRTVNLTQKHIRARLAEGLIFLKDSYGLEKDGKTLDIRLSREDLANLCNMTTSNAIRTLSAFTAEKLINTEGRKIKILQEEEIIKIAELG; translated from the coding sequence ATGGCAGCTAGAGGAAAATACGATAAAGAAAATATAGCAATGCTGATTGCTAAGCTATGGGGAGGCATCACTGATGACCAGTTCGATTTACTGAAAGAACATCTGGAAATCAAGAAGTATAAGAAGAACGAAATCATCTACAAGAACGAGGGTACTCCCGAATATGCACTATGTCTCATAGCGGGAAAAGTGAAGATATACAAAGAAGGTATCGGTGGCAAGAGCCAGATTATCCGTGTTATCAAACCGATTGAATTTTTTGGTTTCAGAGCCTATTTTGCAGATGAGATATACAAGACGGCAGCCATGTCGCTGGAAAACTGCGTCGTTGCCCAGTTCCCGCTGGCAGTTCTCATGAAACTGCTCTCCAAGAGTTTCAACATCGGCTTCTTCTTTATCAAATATCTCAGTGTAGAGATAGGTAAATCGGACGACCGTACCGTGAACCTCACCCAGAAACATATCCGTGCCCGACTTGCCGAGGGACTGATATTTCTGAAAGACTCTTATGGGTTAGAAAAAGACGGAAAAACTCTTGACATCCGATTGAGTCGTGAAGATCTGGCAAATCTCTGTAATATGACAACGAGCAATGCCATCCGTACGCTCTCAGCCTTTACGGCAGAAAAACTCATCAATACTGAAGGAAGGAAAATCAAAATCTTACAGGAAGAAGAAATCATAAAAATAGCAGAACTCGGATAA